The Flavobacterium sp. IMCC34852 genome contains the following window.
CCGAAGTGCCGCAAAACTTTACGCCAAATGCTTTCGTGGAAGACTGCGTGAAAGAATTGAAAGAAAAAGTAAAAGACGATAAAGTCGTACTCGGACTTTCGGGCGGTGTAGATTCTACCGTGGCAGCTGTATTGTTGAATAAAGCCATCGGTAAAAATTTGTATTGCATTTTTGTAAACAATGGTTTACTTCGTAAAAATGAATTCGAAAACGTATTGCACCAATACAAAGACATGGGATTAAACGTAAAAGGCGTTGACGCTTCCGAACGTTTTCTTTCAGCTTTAGACGGAATCGAAGAACCGGAAGCCAAACGGAAAGCCATTGGTCGCGTCTTTATCGAAGTGTTTGATGATGAAGCGCATCGCATTGAAGATGTAAAATGGTTGGCACAAGGAACTATTTATCCGGATGTAATCGAATCGGTCTCGGTAAAAGGACCATCGGCTACTATCAAATCACACCACAATGTGGGTGGTTTGCCTGATTTTATGAAGCTACAAATCGTAGAACCTTTGCGAATGCTTTTCAAAGATGAAGTACGTCGCGTTGGAAAAACATTGGGCATTGATCCTGAACTTTTAGGAAGACATCCGTTCCCGGGACCGGGATTGTCTATCAGAATTTTGGGTGCAATAACGCCTGAAAAAGTTAGAATTCTGCAAGAAGTAGACGCCGTTTTTATCAACGGATTAAAAGAGCATGGTTTGTATGATAAAGTTTGGCAAGCCGGAGCTATTTTGTTGCCGGTCAACAGTGTAGGAGTGATGGGAGATGAACGTACTTATGAAAAAGTGGTTGCGCTTCGTGCCGTAGAATCTACCGATGGGATGACTGCAGATTGGGTTCATTTGCCTTACGATTTCTTGATGAAAATCTCTAACGAAATTATCAATAAAGTAAAAGGAGTAAACAGAGTGGTTTATGATATCAGTTCAAAACCGCCTGCCACGATAGAATGGGAATAGTTTTTGTTAACATAAAAAAGTTAATGAAAAATAAAGCAATAAACATTGCAAGTCAAAAGTTTTGTTAACTTTAACGTTAAATAAATGACCAATTTATGAAAAACCGAATTATTTTCTCACTGCTTTTTGTACTGAGTGTCACGTTTAGCGCTTCGGCGAAACAGGACAAATATGTCAAGCACACTGTGGCACAAGGAGAAACTATTACGATAATAGCACAAAAATACAAGGTAACTCCTTTTGATATTTATAAACTTAATCCCGATTCCCAAAACGGAATTCAATTGAACAGCGTTTTGTTGATTCCGCCATCATCGGCAGAGCCAACAGTAATTCCGCCAAAGCAAACACAACCTAAAAACAATTCAAATCCAACCACTCATTTGGTGCAACCCAAAGAAACCTTATTCAGTCTTTCCAGACAATATGGTGTTTCGGTTGAGGCTATAAAAGAAGCCAATGGTGAGTTGTTAAAAGACGGTTTGAAAATAGGACAAACGATAAAAATTCCTTCGGGTGAAGCCAGTAAGGAAACTTATGAAAAACCACCTCTAGAAAAACCGGTTCAGGCACCTAAAGAAACGCCAAAATCGGTGGTGAAAAGTGAACCGAAAGTTGAAGCACCAAAAGGAAATGTTGCTTATCATATTATCGAACCAAAGGAAACCAAATACGGGATTTCTAAAAAATACGGGATGACCATTCAAGAGTTGGAAAGATTAAATCCGGCCATTGTTTCTGATTTTCCCGTAGGATTAAAATTAGTGGTTTCAGGAAATGCACCGGCAGTTGCTTCAAAGCCTGCAGTATCGGCTGAGCCAATTAAGGACAAACCTGCAGTCGTTAATCCTGGTTCAGGCAAAAAGTATTTACAGGAATATGTGGTTAAGCCAAAGGAGACCATACAAAGCATAGCAACCGATTTCGGTATTACGGAAGCCGAATTAATTCAGTTAAATCCTGAATTGAAAAAGGGAATCAAACTCGGCATGATTTTGCGCGTACCCATGGGTGAAAAAGTAAATGTCCCCAAAAAGGAGCAAGGCAATTTGATGAAGAATTTAAACACTAATGCGAGGAAACAACTCGCATTACTTTTACCCTTTAATATCAGTAAGATTGAAAATGATACTGTCAATTCAACCCAAGCGCGTTTAAAAAAAGACAAGTTTCTTAACCTGACTTTAGATTTTTATTCAGGTGCTTTAATGGCGGTTGATTCTGCTAAAGTGTTGGGAATGAATATCGACATTAAAATTTTTGATTCACAGGAAACCAAGAGTAATTCCAATGTAGCTGCATTGGCTCAACAAAATAATTTAGCCGGGATGGACGCGATTATCGGGCCATTTTACCAAGCCAATGTAGAGAAATTAGCCGAATTAGTGGAGTCAACTAAAACGCCGGTTATTTCTCCATTGTCAAAAGAAATCGGAAAGAAATTTACTAATTTGT
Protein-coding sequences here:
- the guaA gene encoding glutamine-hydrolyzing GMP synthase, translating into MQHNVLILDFGSQYTQLIARRVRELNIFCEIFPFNHFPDDLSSYKAVILSGSPYSVRAEDAPHPDLSQIRGKMPLLAVCYGAQYLAHFNGGEVAPSNIREYGRANLSFIKDDEAFFEEVALNSQVWMSHSDTIKQMPTNGVLLASTKDVANAAYRIEGEKTYAIQFHPEVYHSTDGKQILENFLVKIAEVPQNFTPNAFVEDCVKELKEKVKDDKVVLGLSGGVDSTVAAVLLNKAIGKNLYCIFVNNGLLRKNEFENVLHQYKDMGLNVKGVDASERFLSALDGIEEPEAKRKAIGRVFIEVFDDEAHRIEDVKWLAQGTIYPDVIESVSVKGPSATIKSHHNVGGLPDFMKLQIVEPLRMLFKDEVRRVGKTLGIDPELLGRHPFPGPGLSIRILGAITPEKVRILQEVDAVFINGLKEHGLYDKVWQAGAILLPVNSVGVMGDERTYEKVVALRAVESTDGMTADWVHLPYDFLMKISNEIINKVKGVNRVVYDISSKPPATIEWE
- a CDS encoding PBP1 and LysM peptidoglycan-binding domain-containing protein, whose protein sequence is MKNRIIFSLLFVLSVTFSASAKQDKYVKHTVAQGETITIIAQKYKVTPFDIYKLNPDSQNGIQLNSVLLIPPSSAEPTVIPPKQTQPKNNSNPTTHLVQPKETLFSLSRQYGVSVEAIKEANGELLKDGLKIGQTIKIPSGEASKETYEKPPLEKPVQAPKETPKSVVKSEPKVEAPKGNVAYHIIEPKETKYGISKKYGMTIQELERLNPAIVSDFPVGLKLVVSGNAPAVASKPAVSAEPIKDKPAVVNPGSGKKYLQEYVVKPKETIQSIATDFGITEAELIQLNPELKKGIKLGMILRVPMGEKVNVPKKEQGNLMKNLNTNARKQLALLLPFNISKIENDTVNSTQARLKKDKFLNLTLDFYSGALMAVDSAKVLGMNIDIKIFDSQETKSNSNVAALAQQNNLAGMDAIIGPFYQANVEKLAELVESTKTPVISPLSKEIGKKFTNLYQSMPSLEQMRASVFQYMKSKGGNIIAVVDAKKGSVKQYLQEMQSDTKLVGLSAKGSFVADSLRLHLQKDKMNYVLLASESTGMILAMTNAMLAAQKDYQVQLVIMEPNETLDFEEISLTRLTKLKLLYPSLSRPNETVEANQFDTKYKKLNKIIPNQYAIRGFDVTFDTLLRLSQEKTFEETIQADASEQIENKFDYTQNTTYGYSNNGIYILYYDTDLTIKEAL